A window from Azoarcus sp. DD4 encodes these proteins:
- the meaB gene encoding methylmalonyl Co-A mutase-associated GTPase MeaB translates to MSMNMPETLPLPAADLALVEGVRARQLRPLAKTITLIESQREEHKVRARAVLEALLPHTGGAMRVGISGVPGVGKSTFIEALGLHLIGQGLRVAVLAVDPSSSLTGGSILGDKTRMELLSQNPAAFIRPSPSAGSLGGVAEKTRETMLVCEAAGFDVIIVETVGVGQSETAVAGMTDIFCLLQLPNAGDDLQAIKKGIMEIADLIVINKADIDASAAMRAKSQMKTALHMLRPASPNWTVPVLTLSALKKDGVADFWNTVQDYRAAMTKSGEFEAKRRHQALAWMWEQIDAGLRSRFRNHPGVREALPQLSAAVEAGGTTPSAAALRLLAYLN, encoded by the coding sequence ATGTCGATGAACATGCCCGAAACCCTGCCGCTGCCCGCCGCCGATCTCGCCCTGGTCGAGGGCGTGCGCGCGCGCCAGCTGCGCCCGCTCGCCAAGACCATCACGCTGATCGAGTCTCAGCGCGAAGAGCACAAGGTGCGCGCCCGTGCCGTGCTGGAGGCGCTGCTGCCGCACACCGGCGGTGCGATGCGGGTGGGTATCTCCGGCGTGCCGGGGGTGGGCAAGTCCACCTTCATCGAGGCGCTGGGCCTGCACCTGATCGGGCAGGGTCTGCGCGTGGCGGTGCTGGCGGTCGATCCCTCGTCGTCGCTGACGGGCGGTTCCATCCTCGGCGACAAGACGCGGATGGAGCTGCTCAGCCAGAATCCCGCAGCCTTCATCCGCCCCAGCCCGTCGGCCGGTTCGCTCGGCGGCGTGGCCGAGAAAACGCGCGAGACTATGCTGGTGTGCGAGGCGGCCGGTTTCGACGTGATCATCGTCGAGACCGTGGGGGTGGGGCAGAGCGAGACCGCGGTTGCCGGCATGACCGACATCTTCTGCCTGCTGCAGCTGCCCAATGCCGGCGACGACCTGCAGGCGATCAAGAAGGGCATCATGGAGATCGCCGACCTCATCGTCATCAACAAGGCGGACATCGATGCTAGCGCGGCGATGCGGGCGAAATCGCAGATGAAGACGGCGCTGCACATGCTGCGCCCGGCGAGCCCCAACTGGACGGTGCCGGTGCTTACGCTGTCGGCACTGAAGAAGGATGGTGTTGCCGACTTCTGGAACACGGTGCAGGACTACCGCGCCGCGATGACGAAGAGCGGCGAGTTCGAGGCCAAGCGCCGCCACCAGGCGCTGGCCTGGATGTGGGAACAGATCGACGCCGGCTTGCGCAGCCGTTTCCGCAACCATCCGGGCGTGCGCGAAGCCCTGCCGCAGCTGTCGGCTGCGGTGGAGGCGGGCGGTACCACCCCGTCGGCGGCGGCGCTGCGTCTGCTTGCCTACCTGAATTGA
- a CDS encoding acyl-CoA carboxylase subunit beta: MHDIIRQLDEKRAAARLGGGQKRIDSQHAKGKLTARERIELLLDPDSFEEWDMFKEHRCVDFGMADAEKTPGDGVVTGYGTINGRLVFVFSQDFTVFGGSLSETHAEKICKVMDHAMKVGAPVIGLNDSGGARIQEGVASLGGYADVFQRNVMASGVIPQISMIMGPCAGGAVYSPSMTDFIFMVKDSSYMFVTGPEVVKTVTHEDVTAEELGGAVTHTSKSGVADLAFENDVEALAMLRRFMNYLPSSNREKPPVQPTNDPADRQDFSLDTLVPDNTNKPYDMKELIIKVVDDCDFFELQPDYAKNIIIGMARMDGQPVGIVANQPLVLAGCLDIKSSIKAARFVRFCDAFNIPVVTFVDVPGFMPGTAQEYGGIIKHGAKLLYAYAECTVPKITVITRKAYGGAYDVMSSKHLRGDVNFAWPSAEIAVMGPKGAVEIIFREEKNNPEKLAEREAEYKAKFANPFVAASRGFIDDVVMPHNTRKRICRSLAMLADKQLDNPWRKHGNIPL, encoded by the coding sequence ATGCACGACATCATCCGTCAGCTGGACGAGAAGCGCGCCGCGGCCCGCCTGGGCGGCGGCCAGAAGCGGATCGACTCCCAGCATGCCAAGGGCAAGCTCACCGCGCGCGAGCGCATCGAGCTGCTGCTCGACCCGGATTCCTTCGAGGAATGGGACATGTTCAAGGAGCACCGCTGCGTCGACTTCGGCATGGCTGATGCGGAAAAGACCCCGGGCGACGGCGTGGTGACCGGCTACGGCACCATCAACGGCCGCCTGGTGTTCGTGTTCTCGCAGGACTTCACCGTGTTCGGCGGCTCGCTGTCCGAAACCCACGCCGAGAAGATCTGCAAGGTGATGGACCACGCGATGAAGGTCGGCGCGCCGGTGATCGGCCTCAACGACTCGGGCGGCGCGCGCATCCAGGAAGGCGTGGCCTCGCTCGGCGGCTATGCCGACGTGTTCCAGCGCAACGTCATGGCGTCCGGCGTGATCCCGCAGATCTCGATGATCATGGGTCCCTGCGCCGGCGGCGCGGTGTATTCGCCGTCGATGACCGACTTCATCTTCATGGTGAAGGATTCCTCCTACATGTTCGTGACCGGTCCGGAAGTCGTGAAGACCGTGACCCACGAGGACGTCACCGCCGAGGAACTGGGCGGCGCGGTGACCCACACCAGCAAGTCCGGCGTGGCCGACCTCGCCTTTGAGAACGACGTCGAAGCGCTCGCCATGCTGCGCCGTTTCATGAACTACCTGCCGTCGTCCAATCGCGAAAAGCCGCCGGTGCAGCCGACCAACGACCCGGCCGACCGTCAGGACTTCTCGCTCGACACCCTGGTGCCGGACAATACCAACAAGCCGTACGACATGAAGGAGCTGATCATCAAGGTGGTCGATGACTGCGACTTCTTCGAGCTGCAGCCCGACTACGCCAAGAACATCATCATCGGCATGGCGCGCATGGACGGCCAGCCGGTCGGCATTGTCGCCAACCAGCCGCTGGTGCTGGCCGGCTGCCTGGACATCAAGTCCTCGATCAAGGCGGCACGCTTCGTGCGTTTCTGCGACGCCTTCAACATTCCGGTGGTGACCTTTGTCGACGTGCCCGGCTTCATGCCCGGCACCGCCCAGGAATACGGCGGCATCATCAAGCACGGCGCCAAGTTGCTCTATGCCTACGCCGAGTGCACCGTGCCGAAGATCACCGTGATCACCCGCAAGGCCTACGGCGGTGCCTACGACGTGATGTCCTCCAAGCACCTGCGCGGCGACGTCAACTTCGCCTGGCCGAGCGCCGAGATTGCGGTGATGGGCCCGAAGGGCGCGGTCGAGATCATCTTCCGCGAAGAAAAGAACAACCCGGAGAAGCTTGCCGAGCGCGAAGCCGAGTACAAGGCCAAGTTCGCCAACCCCTTCGTGGCGGCGAGCCGCGGCTTCATCGACGACGTGGTCATGCCGCACAACACCCGCAAGCGCATCTGCCGCAGCCTGGCAATGCTGGCCGACAAGCAGCTCGACAACCCGTGGCGCAAGCACGGCAACATTCCGCTCTGA
- the accC gene encoding acetyl-CoA carboxylase biotin carboxylase subunit, with product MFTKILIANRGEIACRVIKTARKMGIKTVAVYSEADKDALHVDLADEAVCIGPAPSKDSYLVMDRIIAACKQTGAEAVHPGYGFLSENAEFSRRLEEEGIKFIGPKHYSVAKMGDKIESKKLAIEAKVNTIPGYNDAIAGPAEAVEIAKKIGYPVMIKASAGGGGKGLRVAYNDAEAFEGFSSCVNEARNSFGDDRVFIEKYVLEPRHIEIQVLGDSHGNYVYLNERDCSIQRRHQKVIEEAPSPFVDAEMRKAMGEQAVALARAVNYESAGTVEFVVSGATKEFYFLEMNTRLQVEHPVTELITGLDLVEQMIRVAAGEKLPLSQADVKINGWAMECRINAEDPFRGFLPSTGRLVRFQPPAEAPGQVRVDTGVYDGGEISMFYDSMIAKLIVHGATRDQAIARMRDALNAFVIRGISSNIPFQAALMQHPRFCSGNFNTGFIAEEFPKGFDASMVPHDDPALLAAVAAYVHRSYIDRAASVSGQLPGHERIVGNEWVVIRMGGDNGNELLPVTATPIAGGYAVTLNGETYTIESDWQLGQALFNGTCNSDEFTLQVERHKMRYRLFHWGTQADFMVMSKRAAELQGLMPVKLPPDLSKFLLSPMPGLLREIAVVEGQDVKAGEKLAVIEAMKMENLLKAEQDGKVKKIVVKPGASLAVDDVIIEFE from the coding sequence ATGTTTACCAAGATCCTGATTGCTAACCGCGGCGAAATCGCCTGCCGCGTGATCAAGACCGCCCGCAAGATGGGCATCAAGACGGTCGCCGTCTATTCGGAGGCCGACAAGGACGCGCTGCACGTCGACCTCGCCGACGAAGCCGTCTGCATCGGCCCGGCGCCGTCGAAAGATTCCTACCTCGTCATGGACCGCATCATCGCCGCGTGCAAGCAGACCGGCGCCGAGGCTGTCCATCCGGGCTACGGCTTCCTGTCGGAGAACGCCGAGTTCTCGCGCCGCCTCGAAGAGGAAGGCATCAAGTTCATCGGCCCGAAGCACTACTCGGTCGCCAAGATGGGCGACAAGATCGAGTCGAAGAAGCTCGCGATCGAAGCCAAGGTCAACACCATCCCGGGCTACAACGACGCCATCGCCGGCCCGGCGGAAGCGGTCGAGATCGCCAAGAAGATCGGCTACCCGGTGATGATCAAGGCCTCCGCCGGCGGCGGCGGCAAGGGCCTGCGCGTCGCCTACAACGACGCCGAAGCCTTCGAGGGCTTCTCGTCCTGCGTCAACGAAGCGCGCAACTCCTTCGGCGACGACCGCGTGTTCATCGAGAAGTACGTGCTCGAGCCGCGCCACATCGAGATCCAGGTGCTCGGCGACTCGCACGGCAACTACGTGTACCTGAACGAGCGCGACTGCTCCATCCAGCGCCGTCACCAGAAGGTCATCGAGGAGGCGCCGAGCCCCTTCGTCGATGCCGAGATGCGCAAGGCGATGGGCGAGCAGGCCGTGGCGCTGGCGCGTGCGGTGAATTACGAGTCGGCCGGCACGGTCGAGTTCGTCGTCTCCGGTGCGACCAAGGAGTTCTACTTCCTCGAGATGAACACCCGCCTCCAGGTCGAGCACCCGGTCACCGAGCTGATCACCGGGCTGGATCTGGTCGAGCAGATGATCCGCGTCGCCGCCGGCGAGAAGCTGCCGCTCTCCCAGGCCGACGTGAAGATCAACGGCTGGGCGATGGAATGCCGCATCAACGCGGAAGACCCGTTCCGCGGCTTTCTGCCCTCCACCGGCCGTCTGGTGCGCTTCCAGCCGCCGGCCGAAGCGCCGGGCCAGGTGCGCGTCGATACCGGCGTCTATGACGGCGGCGAGATCTCGATGTTCTACGACTCGATGATCGCCAAGCTCATCGTGCACGGCGCCACCCGCGACCAGGCGATCGCCCGCATGCGCGACGCGCTCAACGCCTTCGTGATCCGCGGCATCAGCTCCAACATCCCCTTCCAGGCCGCGCTGATGCAGCATCCGCGCTTCTGCTCGGGCAACTTCAACACCGGCTTCATCGCCGAGGAGTTTCCCAAGGGCTTCGACGCCTCGATGGTGCCGCACGACGATCCGGCCCTGCTCGCCGCGGTTGCCGCCTATGTCCATCGCAGCTACATCGACCGTGCCGCCAGCGTGTCCGGCCAACTGCCGGGCCACGAGCGCATCGTTGGCAACGAATGGGTGGTGATCCGCATGGGCGGCGACAACGGCAACGAACTGCTGCCGGTCACCGCCACGCCGATTGCCGGTGGTTACGCGGTGACGCTGAATGGCGAGACCTACACCATCGAGTCCGACTGGCAGCTCGGCCAGGCGCTGTTCAACGGCACCTGCAACTCCGACGAGTTCACCCTGCAGGTCGAGCGCCACAAAATGCGCTACCGCCTGTTCCACTGGGGTACGCAGGCCGACTTCATGGTCATGTCCAAACGTGCCGCCGAACTGCAGGGTTTGATGCCGGTGAAGCTGCCGCCCGACCTCTCCAAGTTCCTGCTGTCGCCGATGCCGGGTTTGCTGCGCGAGATTGCGGTTGTCGAAGGCCAGGATGTGAAGGCCGGCGAGAAGCTCGCGGTGATCGAGGCGATGAAGATGGAGAACCTGCTCAAGGCCGAGCAGGATGGCAAGGTCAAGAAGATCGTGGTCAAGCCGGGCGCCAGCCTGGCGGTGGACGACGTCATCATCGAGTTCGAGTGA
- a CDS encoding bifunctional diguanylate cyclase/phosphodiesterase has translation MDPKKPADVAPAAADSEDSLLRALIDAIPDLVFVKDEGGRYLACNRAFEAYAGRSEAELIGMSDEELFDAASASAYVEHDRKVLDGGRARRNEEWITYPDGRRVLLDTLKTLFRDGRSGQRGLIGISRDVTAARQAEEALRRSQENLERAQSVASTGSWYIDLQNGVLEWSTETYRIFGIPPGRQVTYAGFLDAIHPDDRDMVDAAWRQAVAGGEYDVVHRLVVEGRTYWVRERAEFRRDADGRLLAGVGTVQDITEHKLAVESVRQAATVFENTGEGVMIADADNRIIAVNRAFTVITGYAPEEVIGQTPRLLQSGRHGDAYYEAMWRGVHEAGHWQGEIWNRRKNGELFPELLTLSVVRDHNGRVTNYVGVFSDISRMKETEARLQHLAHYDALTDLPNRVLLNLRLAHGVERVHRSGELLAVLFLDIDRFKNVNDSLGHPVGDELLIEIARRLRARIRAEDTLARLGGDEFVILLDRVRRASDVADFAQEIIDLLNQSFQLANGQEVFVGASIGISLYPLDTEDATQLISNADAALYQAKEAGRNVYRFYTADLTRAAHERLALEVALRRALERKEFVLHYQPVVAAESGEIIGAEALVRWSHPTEGMIAPLRFIPLAEETGLIVPLGEWVLESACRQGRAWLDQGLELSIAVNLSTRQFRSADLPGTVRDILARTGFPAAMLDLEITESTVMEDADRAIDVLAALKRLGVKLSVDDFGTGYSSLAYLKRFEVDALKIDRSFVRDIVDDENDRMIVATVVAMAHQMRLGVIAEGVESAEQLAFLSSLGCEAYQGYLVGRPMAAEDFVVALIRSGQDS, from the coding sequence ATGGATCCGAAGAAGCCCGCCGATGTCGCCCCCGCCGCCGCGGACAGCGAAGACTCGCTGCTGCGGGCGCTGATCGACGCGATTCCCGATCTGGTCTTCGTCAAGGACGAAGGCGGCCGTTACCTCGCCTGCAACCGTGCCTTCGAGGCATACGCGGGCCGTAGCGAGGCCGAGCTTATCGGCATGTCCGACGAGGAGCTCTTCGACGCAGCTTCGGCCTCGGCCTATGTGGAACACGACCGCAAGGTGCTCGACGGCGGAAGGGCCAGGCGCAATGAGGAGTGGATTACCTACCCGGATGGCCGCCGGGTGCTGCTCGACACCCTGAAGACCTTGTTCCGCGACGGCAGGTCCGGGCAACGCGGCCTCATCGGCATCAGCCGCGACGTGACCGCGGCGCGGCAGGCGGAGGAAGCGCTGCGGCGTAGCCAGGAAAACCTGGAGCGTGCCCAGTCGGTGGCGAGCACCGGCAGCTGGTACATCGACCTCCAGAACGGCGTGCTCGAGTGGTCGACCGAGACCTACCGCATCTTCGGCATTCCGCCGGGGCGGCAGGTGACCTACGCCGGCTTCCTCGATGCCATCCACCCGGACGACCGCGACATGGTGGACGCTGCCTGGCGGCAGGCCGTCGCGGGGGGCGAGTACGACGTGGTGCACCGCCTGGTGGTGGAAGGCCGGACCTACTGGGTGCGCGAACGCGCCGAGTTCCGCCGCGACGCCGATGGCAGGCTGCTTGCCGGCGTCGGCACCGTGCAGGACATCACCGAGCACAAGCTGGCGGTGGAGAGCGTGCGCCAGGCGGCGACGGTGTTCGAGAACACTGGCGAGGGGGTGATGATCGCCGACGCCGACAACCGCATCATCGCGGTCAATCGCGCCTTCACCGTGATCACCGGTTACGCGCCGGAAGAGGTGATCGGCCAGACGCCGCGCCTGCTGCAGTCCGGTCGCCATGGCGATGCCTATTACGAGGCGATGTGGCGCGGCGTACACGAGGCTGGCCACTGGCAGGGCGAGATATGGAACCGGCGCAAGAACGGCGAACTGTTCCCGGAACTGCTGACGCTGTCGGTGGTGCGCGATCACAACGGCCGCGTCACCAATTACGTCGGGGTTTTCTCCGACATCAGCCGCATGAAGGAAACCGAGGCGCGGCTGCAGCACCTGGCCCACTACGACGCGCTCACCGACCTGCCCAATCGGGTGCTGCTTAATCTGCGGCTGGCCCACGGTGTCGAGCGGGTGCATCGCAGCGGCGAACTGCTGGCGGTGCTTTTCCTCGACATCGACCGCTTCAAGAACGTCAACGATAGCCTCGGCCATCCGGTTGGCGACGAGTTGCTGATCGAGATCGCCCGCCGCCTGCGGGCACGCATCCGGGCCGAGGACACGCTGGCGCGGCTGGGCGGCGACGAATTCGTCATCCTGCTCGACCGTGTGCGCCGCGCCAGCGACGTAGCGGACTTCGCCCAAGAGATCATCGACCTGCTCAACCAGTCCTTCCAGCTCGCCAACGGGCAGGAGGTCTTCGTCGGCGCCAGCATAGGCATCAGCCTCTACCCGCTCGATACCGAGGATGCCACCCAACTGATCAGCAATGCCGATGCCGCGCTCTACCAGGCCAAGGAGGCCGGCCGCAACGTCTATCGTTTCTATACGGCCGACCTCACCCGCGCCGCGCACGAGCGCCTGGCGCTGGAGGTGGCCCTGCGGCGCGCACTCGAACGCAAGGAGTTCGTCCTCCACTATCAGCCGGTGGTGGCGGCGGAGAGCGGCGAGATCATCGGCGCCGAGGCGCTGGTGCGCTGGAGCCACCCCACCGAAGGCATGATCGCACCGCTGCGCTTCATCCCGCTGGCCGAGGAAACAGGGCTGATCGTGCCCTTGGGCGAATGGGTGCTCGAGAGCGCCTGCCGACAGGGCAGGGCGTGGCTGGACCAGGGCCTGGAACTGTCGATCGCGGTGAACCTGTCGACCCGGCAGTTCCGCTCGGCCGACCTGCCCGGCACCGTGCGCGACATCCTGGCCCGCACCGGTTTTCCGGCGGCGATGCTGGATCTGGAAATCACCGAGAGCACCGTCATGGAAGATGCCGACCGCGCGATCGACGTCCTTGCCGCACTCAAGCGCCTGGGGGTGAAGCTGTCGGTGGACGATTTCGGCACCGGCTATTCCTCGCTCGCCTATCTCAAGCGTTTCGAGGTGGATGCGCTCAAGATCGACCGCTCCTTCGTGCGTGACATCGTCGACGACGAGAACGATCGCATGATCGTCGCTACCGTGGTCGCAATGGCGCATCAGATGCGCCTCGGCGTGATTGCCGAGGGCGTGGAGTCGGCAGAGCAGCTTGCCTTCCTCAGCAGCCTCGGCTGCGAGGCCTATCAGGGCTACCTGGTCGGGCGGCCGATGGCGGCCGAGGACTTCGTCGTGGCGTTGATCCGGAGCGGGCAAGACTCCTGA
- a CDS encoding KamA family radical SAM protein, with amino-acid sequence MTIQSRSNRRWPIQLADAAPVPTFKVYTQRDLDRIDALDRLPEEMRFDMRVVSSVLPFRVNQYVIDELIDWSDVPRDPIFQLTFPQRGMLTEAHFDRIARLLRRGADKAEIETAAQAIRQELNPHPADQLEMNMPRDAAGNRLDGIQHKYRETVLFFPSQGQTCHSYCSFCFRWAQFVGDKALRIAASEARMLHGYLRHQPQVTDLLFTGGDPMVMKTKHLQAYLEPLLAPEFDHIQTIRIGTKALSFWPQRFLHDADADDLVRLLERMVKAGKHVALMAHYNHWRELETDAARAAIARIRDTGAVIRGQGPLIRHINDDAGVWARLWQTQVSLGISPYYMFVERDTGARHHFEVPLVRAWEIYRDAMQQVSGLARTARGPSMSASPGKIEIQGVTEVAGEQVFALRFIQGRNPDWVQRPFFARYDEQATWLHHLRPAFGEATWFWEEEYAAMRDDSLAAA; translated from the coding sequence ATGACGATCCAATCCCGTTCCAACCGCCGCTGGCCCATCCAGCTTGCCGATGCGGCACCGGTACCCACCTTCAAGGTCTATACCCAGCGCGACCTCGACCGCATCGACGCGCTCGACCGCCTGCCGGAAGAGATGCGCTTCGACATGCGTGTGGTCTCATCCGTCCTGCCCTTCCGGGTGAACCAGTACGTGATCGACGAACTCATCGACTGGTCGGACGTGCCGCGCGACCCGATCTTCCAGCTCACCTTCCCGCAACGCGGCATGCTCACCGAGGCCCATTTCGACCGCATCGCCAGGCTGCTGCGCCGCGGCGCCGACAAGGCCGAAATCGAGACCGCCGCCCAGGCGATCCGGCAGGAGCTCAATCCCCACCCGGCAGACCAGCTGGAAATGAACATGCCGCGCGACGCCGCCGGCAACCGGCTCGACGGCATCCAGCACAAGTACCGCGAAACCGTGCTGTTCTTCCCCAGCCAGGGTCAGACCTGCCACAGCTACTGCAGCTTCTGCTTCCGCTGGGCCCAGTTCGTGGGCGACAAGGCCTTGCGCATCGCCGCCTCGGAAGCGCGCATGCTGCACGGCTACCTGCGCCACCAGCCGCAGGTCACCGATCTGCTGTTCACCGGCGGCGATCCGATGGTGATGAAGACCAAGCACCTGCAGGCCTATCTCGAACCGCTGCTGGCGCCGGAGTTCGACCACATCCAGACCATACGCATCGGCACCAAGGCGCTCAGCTTCTGGCCGCAGCGCTTCCTGCACGACGCCGACGCCGACGATCTCGTCCGCCTGCTCGAGCGGATGGTGAAGGCCGGCAAGCATGTGGCGCTGATGGCGCACTACAACCACTGGCGCGAACTCGAGACCGATGCCGCGCGCGCCGCCATCGCCCGCATCCGCGACACCGGTGCGGTGATACGCGGGCAGGGCCCGCTGATCCGCCACATCAACGATGACGCCGGCGTGTGGGCACGGTTGTGGCAGACCCAGGTGAGCCTGGGCATCAGTCCCTACTACATGTTCGTCGAGCGCGACACCGGTGCCCGCCATCACTTCGAGGTACCGCTGGTGCGGGCGTGGGAAATCTACCGCGATGCGATGCAGCAGGTGTCCGGGCTGGCGCGTACCGCGCGTGGCCCCAGCATGTCGGCCAGCCCGGGCAAGATCGAGATCCAGGGCGTGACCGAGGTGGCGGGAGAGCAGGTGTTCGCGCTGCGCTTCATCCAGGGCCGCAACCCCGACTGGGTGCAGCGTCCCTTCTTCGCCCGCTACGACGAGCAGGCCACCTGGCTGCATCACCTGCGCCCGGCTTTCGGTGAAGCGACCTGGTTCTGGGAGGAAGAGTACGCTGCCATGCGCGACGACAGCCTCGCCGCCGCCTGA
- a CDS encoding neutral zinc metallopeptidase, with protein sequence MRFDKGRESDNVEDRRGQGGGGMRLGGGKLGIGTIIVALIAIYFGVDPALVLQTASVAPPPARVERSAPAPEDELGRFVSLVLADTEDTWGPIFRAAGRQYEEPRLVLFSGATGTACGTGQAAMGPFYCPADRKVYIDLSFYDELRRRFRAPGDFAQAYVIAHEIGHHVQNLLGISDKVQSARGRLSEREGNALSVRLELQADCFAGVWAHHADRARQILETGDVEEALTAAAAIGDDRLQKQAQGYVVPDSFTHGSAVQRVRWFRTGLAQGSVRACDTFSANAL encoded by the coding sequence ATGCGTTTCGACAAGGGCAGGGAAAGCGACAACGTCGAGGACAGGCGGGGCCAGGGCGGCGGCGGTATGCGGCTCGGTGGCGGCAAGCTCGGCATCGGTACCATCATCGTCGCCCTGATTGCGATCTATTTCGGCGTCGATCCTGCACTCGTCCTGCAGACCGCCAGTGTGGCGCCGCCCCCGGCAAGGGTGGAGCGGTCGGCACCGGCCCCCGAAGACGAGCTCGGCCGTTTCGTGTCGCTGGTGCTGGCCGACACCGAAGACACCTGGGGGCCGATCTTCCGTGCGGCCGGACGCCAGTACGAGGAACCCAGGCTGGTGCTGTTCAGCGGTGCTACCGGAACCGCCTGCGGCACCGGGCAGGCGGCGATGGGGCCGTTCTACTGCCCGGCCGACCGCAAGGTGTATATCGATCTGTCTTTCTACGATGAACTGCGCCGGCGCTTCCGGGCGCCCGGCGATTTCGCCCAGGCTTACGTGATCGCACACGAAATCGGCCATCACGTGCAGAACCTGCTCGGCATTTCCGACAAGGTACAGAGCGCCCGCGGCAGGCTGTCGGAGCGCGAGGGCAACGCGTTGTCGGTCCGGCTGGAACTGCAGGCCGACTGCTTCGCCGGTGTTTGGGCGCACCACGCCGATCGGGCGCGGCAGATCCTCGAGACAGGTGACGTCGAGGAAGCCCTCACCGCGGCGGCGGCGATAGGCGACGACCGCCTGCAGAAGCAGGCGCAGGGCTATGTGGTGCCCGACAGCTTCACCCACGGCAGTGCGGTGCAGCGGGTGCGCTGGTTCCGCACCGGGTTGGCGCAGGGCTCGGTACGCGCCTGCGACACTTTTTCGGCCAACGCGCTGTAG
- a CDS encoding VOC family protein: protein MSQRPFKILGVQQIAIGGPSKDKLKTFWVDMLGLEVTGNFVSERENVDEDICAMGKGPFKVEVDLMQPLDPEKKPAVHATPLNHIGLWVDDLPVAVEWLTAQGVRFAPGGIRRGAAGYDITFLHPKGNEEFPIGGEGVLVELVQAPPEVVEAFARLAG, encoded by the coding sequence ATGTCGCAGCGCCCGTTCAAGATCCTCGGCGTCCAGCAGATCGCCATCGGCGGTCCGAGCAAGGACAAGCTCAAGACCTTCTGGGTGGACATGCTGGGGCTGGAGGTCACCGGCAACTTCGTGTCCGAGCGCGAGAACGTGGACGAGGACATCTGCGCGATGGGCAAGGGGCCGTTCAAGGTCGAGGTGGACCTGATGCAGCCGCTCGATCCGGAGAAGAAGCCGGCGGTGCACGCCACCCCGCTCAACCACATCGGCCTGTGGGTGGACGACCTGCCGGTGGCGGTGGAATGGCTCACCGCGCAGGGCGTGCGCTTTGCGCCGGGCGGCATCCGCCGCGGCGCGGCCGGCTATGACATCACCTTCCTGCACCCCAAGGGCAACGAGGAATTCCCCATCGGCGGCGAAGGTGTGCTGGTGGAGTTGGTGCAGGCCCCGCCGGAAGTGGTCGAGGCCTTCGCCCGCCTGGCCGGCTGA